A window from Rhodohalobacter sp. SW132 encodes these proteins:
- a CDS encoding VOC family protein: MLTYNHTFSSFSVDELPKAWKFYQETLGLGVEESGDMGLSIRLKDNHRVFIYPKAEHQPATFTVLNFVVNDIDEVMKSMKQHGVQFEHYQNEHLPQDEQGVLRGLQENMGPDIAWFKDPAGNVLAIVQEK, translated from the coding sequence ATGCTTACATACAACCATACATTCAGCAGTTTTTCGGTAGATGAGTTACCGAAAGCCTGGAAATTTTACCAGGAAACGCTCGGACTTGGCGTTGAGGAATCGGGAGATATGGGATTATCAATCCGACTGAAAGATAATCATCGTGTTTTTATTTATCCCAAAGCAGAACATCAGCCCGCTACTTTTACAGTGCTGAATTTTGTGGTGAATGATATTGATGAAGTGATGAAATCCATGAAGCAACATGGCGTACAATTCGAACATTATCAAAACGAACATTTACCACAAGATGAACAAGGCGTGCTCCGTGGACTTCAGGAAAATATGGGGCCGGATATCGCATGGTTTAAAGATCCGGCCGGCAATGTATTGGCGATTGTACAGGAGAAGTAG
- a CDS encoding nuclear transport factor 2 family protein — MKTKNQELLEKFNEAFARNDTDFVINHVTDSIKWSVVGDFKVEGKEAFTKALKKMKGDEPLELEIDKVITHGKDASVNGIMKSKNGVQYAFCDVYTFSGFKNPKIREMTSYVIEVKSENSSS; from the coding sequence ATGAAAACCAAAAACCAGGAACTTTTAGAAAAATTCAATGAGGCATTTGCCCGTAACGATACAGATTTCGTAATCAATCACGTGACAGACTCAATTAAATGGTCGGTAGTAGGTGATTTCAAAGTAGAAGGAAAAGAAGCCTTCACCAAAGCCCTTAAAAAAATGAAGGGTGATGAACCGTTGGAATTGGAAATCGATAAAGTAATCACTCACGGAAAAGACGCTTCTGTAAATGGTATCATGAAGTCCAAAAACGGCGTGCAGTATGCTTTTTGTGATGTCTATACATTCAGCGGATTCAAAAATCCTAAGATCAGGGAAATGACATCCTATGTAATTGAGGTTAAGTCAGAAAATTCATCCTCATAA